A single window of Ornithorhynchus anatinus isolate Pmale09 chromosome 3, mOrnAna1.pri.v4, whole genome shotgun sequence DNA harbors:
- the LOC100092019 gene encoding interferon-induced transmembrane protein 5: MDVSYPREDHQPMEPHKPAPAPTVINMGTPVLPRDHMVWSIFNTIYLNLCCLGFIALAYSIKARDQKVVGNMAAARHFASKAKCYNILATMWTLVLPLLLVALLVTGVLHLSKLAQGSMSYFSVKFDEADYD; encoded by the exons ATGGACGTGTCTTATCCACGCGAGGACCACCAGCCCATGGAGCCTCAcaagcccgcccccgcccccacggtCATCAACATGGGGACCCCCGTCCTCCCTCGGGACCACATGGTCTGGTCCATCTTCAACACCATCTACCTGAACCTCTGCTGCTTGGGCTTTATAGCGCTGGCCTATTCTATCAAG gcccGGGACCAGAAGGTGGTGGGCAACATGGCGGCCGCCCGCCACTTCGCATCCAAGGCCAAGTGCTACAACATCCTGGCCACCATGTGGACCCTGGTGCTGCCCCTGCTGCTGGTGGCCTTGCTGGTGACCGGCGTCCTGCACCTCTCCAAGCTGGCCCAGGGCTCCATGAGCTACTTCAGCGTCAAGTTCGACGAAGCCGACTACGACTAG